TGTGTACTGCCTGTTTGTCAGCAGCATCTTACTGGTCTTGGATTTTTCATGCCACTCAACTAAATTTGCCACAttaagcattgggtttattctgATCGAATTCAACATCATTTTGCAGAAGCAGACAGGCAGACCAATGGGAAGGCATGTATATTGACTGACACCACTCGAATCCTTCGAGACCTGCTTTCGCAATTAGAATCTCTCCGAAAGGAGAATAGCACCCTGCAGAATGAATCCCATTATGTAAGTCGCTTCTATAATTGTGTTTGCTTCCCTTCTTTCCGCACTTGATGGTTTATAATTGGTATCTGATGACCCTATGGACTGCCAATTTTTTCGTTTATGCATAGGATAACTAGGCAAGAGACAAATGCCAAAATTATCATTCCAGAATTGCTGCAATGCATTTTATCACATGATACCTACATACTCGAGCGGCTGTTTATTATCCCATCTTCATTCTGCCACAAACAGGTTACGATGGAGAGGAATGAGCTGCAGGATGAGAACGGTGTGCTCCGCAATGAAATTCTGGAGCTACAAAATGAGCTGGCGACGCTTCCCGCAGGCAACCCAGGTTGGGGCCATGCTACTGCTGGATCGCCTCACCCTGCGGGCACAGTTTTCCCGTCACAGCAACCAATGCAGCCGACCACCATCGCAAGCGCAGTATTCCCCTTGCAGCAGCCTCTGCAACAGACAACAATCCTGGAGCACCCttatgcaccaccaccaccaccacgggaACTTAAGCTCTTCCCAGATGCTGCGTCTGATATCGAAGGCCTTGAACCATCAGAAGATCAGGAGGCCGCCAACCATATTGCGCGACCGCTGGCGAGGTACCCAACACAGTCAGCGTTGTGGCCTGTAAGCCTGGGTCTCCCGAGGATGGAAGACGAACAGTGTAGCAGTGGCACAACCGGCAGTAGCAAGGAAGGTAGTAGCTCTGCCTCTAGTAGAGATTGAGTAGATCAGCTCCAACCAGTCAGGAAGTTTCTCTTTGAGCGTAGCGAATATACACAGATGAGCATGTGGCATGTAAATACCAGACTCCATCTTGGATCTGGGAATGTTATGTTAGATGAGAAGATGACACTCCAATGGGAATCAGAATAGCAGCATTTCTCATCCTTTGTGTTGCACCGTATCATATATATGAACTGATCTAGATTTGATATTTGCAAAGAAAAACTACAGCAATAAGCAATGGATTATATTTATCGGTGGGGGTAACCAGAAGCGGAACTGAAGAGGAAATTGCAGGCGACTCTCTTCAACCATGTAGAGGGTTGCGTAGAGGGTTTCCTTTCCTTGCATTGGGGCCAATCTCTTCAACCGTGTACTTCCCTGATCCAAACCCAAAGAGAAAATATATGAGTTTTAATGAAGCTAGCAATCTGCGACCATATTGTTTCGGTGTCATTTTGGAATTTGGAGACTTAAACAAAGGCTATCGTGTGAACTGTGACTTGCTGTTTACTGAAAAAGCAACGCGCCTCTCAAATTATTGGAGAAGAAATGTCCTCCTCACGCTGTGAGAGCTCCCATATGTTACCCCTCGAGGTAGTTTCCCAGCCATCCGGCTTGGTTTCACTAAATTGCCAGAAACCACCACAATTGCGTCGAGTGGTGCAAAAAACCCTCCAGAAAAGCTAAAAGTTTGCGAAAAGCGTCTTTTTTGGTAATCTTTTTGCCAAAAGCACAAAACGCTTGGTTAAGAGCCATCTAATGAGGGTTTCGCTGTTCAATCTGATTAGTGGGTTTCGCTGTCACGGCTGACTAGGCACCAAAATCTCTCACCATTTGACAGGAAAATTATCCTCATgaagggcccacctgtcagtctcTCACCCATACCTTCTTCCTCTTACTCCTGTGCAGCCCCCGGCCAGGAGCCCAGGTAGACACGCAGGCCAGCGCAGGTTAGTTCGTTTTTCTCCTTGGTTTTCCATTCgttcttatttttcttttgtttatgtTTTTCTTTAGGGGTACCTTTTCGAAAATATTCTAAGTACATATATTCCAAAACTTAAATTAACTTTGACATTTTAAAAAccacgaatttgaaaaatgttaacgcACTGTAAAAAAAATGTTAGGGTcattcaataaaatgtttgtcaCGTTTAATaaatgttcacatgtttcaaaaCAATGTATGGGACATTTTTTAATGTTTATACAATGTTAACAATATTCGTGTAATTAAAAAAACTTATCATTCAAAAAAATGCACGCTACCTTTAAAAAATCTTTACTTCAAAAATATGTTcgtgaatttttttttcaaattataaCAGTGTAAAAAATCATGTAGATTAAAAAACTATTTTGTACTATCATTCAAAAAAATAtttcatcatgtatttgaaaatcaTTTAACACATATTTAAAAAATTGTGTTCGGAAAAATGTTAAACCTATAACTGAATTTGTTtttaaacatatatatatatataaattcagatgtatacgaaaaatatacaatgtgtatggatAAAATTGGACATAAAGCGTATATttggaaaaatgttaatcatgtatttgaaagaaGCTAACTATGCACAAAAAAATGTTCCTGGTGTATaggaaaaatgtacaatgtgtatgaaaaaaataaACATGTATTGAAAAACGGAAAAAATGAATAAAATCAGTACTTAAACACAGAACATCGAAACCAGAAGAAAACAGTTGAAACCAACACATAAAaccaaaaaaatcaaagaaaaggaAACCTGAACCGGATAAACAAACAGAAAATCAAAAGTATAAGATACCTTATTGGGCTGGCCCAGTAGCACCTCGACGCGAAAAACACTTAGAGGGATGAGCAGCCACCATCTCGACCATATAAGCGAGATGGGACTGTCTCAAAATATATATAGGNNNNNNNNNNNNNNNNNNNNNNNNNNNNNNNNNNNNNNNNNNNNNNNNNNNNNNNNNNNNNNNNNNNNNNNNNNNNNNNNNNNNNNNNNNNNNNNNNNNNNNNNNNNNNNNNNNNNNNNNNNNNNNNNNNNNNNNNNNNNNNNNNNNNNNNNNNNNNNNNNNNNNNNNNNNNNNNNNNNNNNNNNNNNNNNNNNNNNNNNNNNNNNNNNNNNNNNNNNNNNNNNNNNNNNNNNNNNNNNNNNNNNNNNNNNNNNNNNNNNNNNNNNNNNNNNNNNNNNNNNNNNNNNNNCTATTtaaccatcaatgcaccgtaattttacgttccataagttttgtcttatttccgacgcaaaaagggaccgtaagaaaatatataatcgtcgtaaaaaatattttatgttatgtaaaattacaaacgtaaaaacatagtctaaaatacacataaactgcaaattttcttgtcttatgacctatatttttattttcttatgtcaaattttatgtagtgaatcaataggaatgtaactatttgaattcgaaacataatttaattatgaaatgattgtATGATTACCCcggatgaagaataacttattctgcatcctaggtgatgaatagtaacactatatataagCGAGATGGGAGCTCCCATTGAAATACTCATCGtgtccaacaaaggcattttgcaCAAGAGCGCTCCCTATTGCGCACTGGACAATATTTGAAAGcacagattttttttttgaatttgtgaagaaATTTTGAAAACGTGATTTATTTTCAGTTCTAAAAAATATTTGTAACAAGGACCTTTTACAAAATCTTTAATGTTTTATAGAATTTGTGAATtttcggaaaataataataaaagaaatGAACACAATAAAAGGAAAACCAGATAACCTAGTAAAAAAATAACAcaaaaaactcaaataaaataCCGGTTCACAAACCTTCTACTAAGTTCCCAAAACCGGCCAGGAACTTTCTAGATCCGGAAATGGGATCATGTACTAGGTTCTCTTCTACAAATGAGCCGACCCATAGGATGGACACAACACAACACGCGTCATATAGAAAACTAGATAATACTCCGTACGTTGTTGCGGGAGTTGGCTGATATATTTTTTGGTGAAGTTGAAACATGAATATTGTATAGATGTAAACAAATTATGGGAAAATATTTTTCACATGCAcggttgcatatttcggtggatcATTTGCCATGGATGGTAGCATCTTGAGGTGGCCTTATTTACATGCATGACTCTATGTTGACATGGCATAGCTGCATACTAACTTACTAGGATAAAAGGAGATAGTCGGGATCAGTCTCTTATGTATATAGAAAATAGGATATAGGATACCCCAAAGAAAATCGTTGAAAACTAACACAAAAAATAGATGAAAccgacaaaaaaaggaaaaacagaaaaccaaaaaaTGAGTGGAAAACTAAAGGTATATCATCCCTTCTTCGACCGGCCCAGTAACACCTCTACGCGAAAAACCCTTGAGTCAAGAGCAGCTACCATATCACTGTAAGCAAGATATAGCTCTCGCGTTCCCTCCAAAACAACGTAAGGCACGATG
The window above is part of the Triticum aestivum cultivar Chinese Spring chromosome 2A, IWGSC CS RefSeq v2.1, whole genome shotgun sequence genome. Proteins encoded here:
- the LOC123187307 gene encoding protein IRON-RELATED TRANSCRIPTION FACTOR 3 isoform X2: MVAMLPAARGDAAPAASAGAADKLVHGPVTDGKCKKKAPRMIHKAEREKHKRDLLNDLFSELDEMLEADRQTNGKACILTDTTRILRDLLSQLESLRKENSTLQNESHYVTMERNELQDENGVLRNEILELQNELATLPAGNPGWGHATAGSPHPAGTVFPSQQPMQPTTIASAVFPLQQPLQQTTILEHPYAPPPPPRELKLFPDAASDIEGLEPSEDQEAANHIARPLARYPTQSALWPVSLGLPRMEDEQCSSGTTGSSKEGSSSASSRD
- the LOC123187307 gene encoding protein IRON-RELATED TRANSCRIPTION FACTOR 3 isoform X1, encoding MSMATQRHAPGGGTARCQPRALACPSLPDPVPTHTWAPSLHPMAHASSPRHRPRNGTGTPRAPPPLFFFFFFSTLRHCANQGQRSQAAATPFLQSPSIRDVCGAGQGMVAMLPAARGDAAPAASAGAADKLVHGPVTDGKCKKKAPRMIHKAEREKHKRDLLNDLFSELDEMLEADRQTNGKACILTDTTRILRDLLSQLESLRKENSTLQNESHYVTMERNELQDENGVLRNEILELQNELATLPAGNPGWGHATAGSPHPAGTVFPSQQPMQPTTIASAVFPLQQPLQQTTILEHPYAPPPPPRELKLFPDAASDIEGLEPSEDQEAANHIARPLARYPTQSALWPVSLGLPRMEDEQCSSGTTGSSKEGSSSASSRD